In Arvicola amphibius chromosome 13, mArvAmp1.2, whole genome shotgun sequence, a genomic segment contains:
- the LOC119800155 gene encoding hsc70-interacting protein: MDPRKVSELRAFVKMCKQDPSVLHTEEMRFLREWVESMGGKVPPSTHKAKSEENVKEEKRDNKTEENIKTEEPSSEESDLEIDNEGVIEPDSDAPQEMGEENAEITEEMMDQANEKKGAAIEALNDGELQKAIDLFTDAIKLNPRLAILYAKRASVFVKLQKPNGAIRDCDRAIEINPDSAQPYKWRGKAHRLLGHWEEAAHDLALACKLDYDEDASAMLKEVQPRAQKIAEHRRKYERKREEREIKERIERVKKAREEHERAQREEEARRQSGPQYGSFPGGFPGGMPGNFPGGMPGMGGGMPGMGAMPGLNEILSDPEVLAAMQDPDVMVAFQDVAQNPANMSKYQNNPKVMNLISKLSAKFGGQA, encoded by the coding sequence ATGGATCCCCGCAAAGTGAGCGAGCTTCGGGCCTTCGTGAAGATGTGTAAGCAGGACCCGAGCGTCCTGCACACCGAGGAAATGCGTTTCCTGAGGGAGTGGGTGGAGAGCATGGGAGGTAAAGTACCACCTTCTACTCACAAAgctaaatcagaagaaaatgtcaaggaagaaaaaagagataatAAGACAGAGGAAAACATAAAGACGGAGGAACCATCAAGTGAGGAGAGTGATCTGGAAATTGACAATGAAGGTGTAATTGAGCCAGACAGTGATGCCCCtcaagagatgggagaggaaaatGCAGAGATAACTGAGGAGATGATGGatcaagcaaatgaaaagaaGGGGGCTGCCATTGAAGCCCTAAATGATGGTGAGCTGCAGAAAGCAATTGACTTGTTCACTGATGCCATCAAGCTAAATCCTCGCTTGGCTATTCTGTATGCCAAGAGAGCCAGTGTGTTCGTCAAATTACAGAAGCCAAATGGTGCTATCCGAGACTGTGACAGAGCCATTGAAATAAACCCTGATTCAGCTCAGCCATACAAGTGGCGAGGGAAAGCACACAGACTCTTGGGTCACTGGGAAGAAGCAGCTCATGATCTAGCCCTTGCCTGTAAACTGGATTATGACGAGGATGCCAGTGCAATGCTGAAGGAGGTTCAACCTCGGGCTCAAAAAATTGCTGAGCATCGGAGAAAATATGAGCGAAAACGTGAAGAgcgagagataaaagaaagaatagaaagggtGAAGAAGGCTCGAGAAGAGCATGAAAGAGCCCAAAGggaagaagaagccagaagacagtcTGGGCCTCAGTATGGCTCTTTTCCAGGTGGTTTTCCTGGGGGAATGCCTGGTAATTTTCCTGGAGGAATGCCTGGAATGGGAGGGGGCATGCCTGGAATGGGAGCAATGCCTGGACTCAATGAAATCCTCAGTGACCCTGAGGTTCTTGCAGCCATGCAGGATCCAGACGTCATGGTGGCTTTCCAGGATGTGGCCCAGAACCCAGCAAATATGTCAAAATATCAGAACAACCCAAAGGTTATGAATCTCATCAGTAAATTGTCAGCCAAGTTTGGAGGTCAAGCGTAA